A single Pseudoalteromonas phenolica DNA region contains:
- a CDS encoding tRNA nucleotidyltransferase — MKVYLVGGAVRDALINYPVVEHDYVVVGSTPDEMLSLGYKQVGKDFPVFLHPKSKDEYALARKERKSGHGYTGFICDFDPTVTLEEDLYRRDLTINAIAQDENGKLVDPYNGQADLNNRLLRHVGPAFSEDPLRILRVARFAARYYHLGFIIAPETLLLMKDMVANGELKTLTKERIWLEIEKCLKTSTFHLFLEVINDINALADVLPILPSWSNLETQKIASANKFVATKEMAIDSDTLQVCHFCLCLEACSHEDLKHLEQTLKIPSTFANSLRDFKLLNNFLNEKDFSPENILKFFNLIDLWRRPERFNLLLEILKYAQCQQDIAQTLQNCAMASQAVTAQQVIALGYQGAAIKLGLQTARIAAIEKTLS, encoded by the coding sequence ATGAAAGTTTATTTAGTTGGAGGCGCCGTTCGTGACGCGCTTATAAATTATCCGGTTGTAGAACATGATTATGTTGTTGTTGGTAGTACCCCTGATGAAATGCTGTCTTTAGGCTACAAACAAGTTGGGAAAGACTTCCCTGTTTTTTTACATCCGAAAAGTAAAGACGAATACGCCCTCGCTCGTAAAGAAAGAAAAAGCGGGCATGGTTATACGGGGTTTATTTGCGATTTTGACCCAACAGTGACCTTAGAGGAAGACTTATATCGCCGTGATTTAACCATCAACGCCATTGCACAAGATGAAAATGGAAAGCTGGTTGACCCTTACAATGGCCAAGCAGATTTAAATAACCGCTTACTTAGGCATGTTGGTCCAGCCTTTAGTGAAGACCCACTCCGCATTTTACGTGTTGCTCGATTTGCTGCACGTTACTATCATTTAGGCTTTATCATTGCGCCTGAAACGCTTTTGCTTATGAAAGATATGGTTGCCAATGGTGAACTTAAAACATTAACCAAGGAGCGCATTTGGTTAGAGATAGAAAAATGTCTAAAAACCAGCACCTTTCATTTATTCTTAGAAGTAATAAATGACATTAATGCTTTGGCTGATGTCCTTCCTATTTTGCCAAGCTGGTCCAACTTAGAAACCCAAAAAATAGCAAGTGCTAATAAATTTGTAGCCACAAAAGAGATGGCAATTGATTCTGACACACTGCAAGTTTGCCACTTTTGTTTATGCCTTGAAGCCTGCTCACATGAAGACCTTAAACATTTAGAACAGACATTAAAGATCCCCAGCACTTTTGCAAACAGCTTGAGAGACTTTAAGTTATTAAATAACTTTTTAAATGAAAAAGACTTTAGCCCTGAAAATATTTTAAAGTTCTTTAACCTTATAGATCTTTGGCGTCGCCCAGAACGTTTTAACTTGTTACTAGAGATACTAAAATATGCACAGTGTCAGCAGGATATTGCACAAACGCTACAAAATTGTGCGATGGCATCTCAAGCCGTTACCGCACAACAGGTCATCGCATTAGGATATCAAGGTGCTGCGATTAAACTTGGATTACAAACAGCTCGAATTGCTGCAATAGAAAAAACACTCAGTTAA
- a CDS encoding ExeA family protein, producing the protein MYLSYFGLKEKPFSIAPNPEYLYMSERHKEALLHLNYGLGDSGGFVLLTGEVGTGKTTITRSMLKSLPENTEVAFVLNPALSELELLASVCDELSISYDPDTATLKSLTDALKSRFTDNYRAGGHTLLVIDEAQHLSPSVLEQLRLLTNLETDDKKLVQIALIGQPELQTLLQRNELRQLAQRITSRYHLLALTESQVFAYIQHRLQTAGCDTALFSHEAVSHIYKRTQGIPRLINLLADRCLLGAFSAQKQVIDKSVVEQAAKEALPMVSMNSEPASEKNLKQFIPALSLVVASYAIGFAAAYIF; encoded by the coding sequence GTGTATTTAAGCTATTTTGGGTTGAAAGAGAAGCCTTTCTCAATTGCACCTAATCCCGAGTATTTATATATGAGTGAGCGCCATAAAGAGGCGTTATTACACCTAAACTATGGACTAGGTGATTCAGGTGGATTTGTATTATTAACAGGTGAAGTAGGAACAGGTAAAACTACCATCACACGCTCAATGCTAAAATCGCTTCCTGAAAATACTGAAGTTGCTTTTGTATTAAACCCAGCGCTTTCGGAGCTAGAGCTATTGGCGAGTGTCTGCGATGAATTAAGTATTTCTTATGATCCTGATACGGCGACATTAAAAAGCCTAACTGATGCGTTAAAGTCACGATTTACAGATAATTATCGAGCGGGGGGCCATACCTTACTCGTTATTGATGAAGCTCAACATTTGTCTCCAAGCGTATTAGAGCAACTAAGGTTATTGACTAATCTGGAAACGGACGATAAAAAACTTGTACAAATTGCGTTGATTGGACAACCGGAGCTTCAAACGCTTTTGCAACGAAATGAACTTAGACAACTAGCTCAACGCATTACCTCTCGATATCATCTATTGGCACTGACTGAGTCTCAAGTATTTGCTTATATTCAACACCGTTTGCAAACAGCTGGCTGTGATACTGCTTTATTTAGCCATGAAGCTGTATCGCATATTTATAAACGTACTCAGGGGATCCCTCGATTAATTAACTTATTGGCAGATAGGTGTCTATTGGGGGCTTTTTCTGCACAAAAGCAAGTTATTGATAAATCTGTCGTCGAGCAAGCGGCAAAAGAAGCTTTACCCATGGTGAGTATGAATAGCGAACCAGCTTCTGAGAAAAATTTGAAGCAGTTCATACCAGCCCTATCTCTGGTTGTGGCAAGCTATGCTATTGGCTTTGCTGCAGCTTATATATTTTAA
- a CDS encoding general secretion pathway protein GspB: MSIIDAAFKQSQTANNTEQAHLSYQQTKQLAFYKKLSLGLAGVGLSVIFALAGFYSGQYFKSQSQSVANVNNQQAHVEEVTGTIVKQESRLEESIERSQPVQEKQTAKVKNNQEVAHSDEQYQWMSVQVGLDDQGVPIFKQQLVPLSAIADVNNAFKPEQPQEDLSQYRVLGKPLDSDLRLNDLTGSSSEITSSQEDLSQYRVLGKPLGAETEKQTKLPNTTPSINDTRTDNPTSTTEIASDEASARLKAAFELAVAETADKDFTQAEPEDIVQEDERLSIEFLPRKTQAAIGKLSYQAHIYATSEHKRWIKINGVELYEGDKINGMRLLEIAPEESVFRFQGYDFSVKAMKDWQPY; the protein is encoded by the coding sequence ATGTCGATTATTGATGCCGCTTTTAAGCAATCACAAACCGCGAATAATACCGAGCAAGCACACCTAAGCTATCAACAAACAAAACAGCTGGCTTTTTATAAGAAGTTATCGCTTGGATTAGCGGGTGTTGGTTTGAGTGTTATTTTTGCATTGGCTGGTTTTTACAGTGGCCAGTATTTCAAGAGTCAGTCTCAATCAGTTGCTAATGTAAACAATCAACAAGCGCATGTTGAAGAGGTAACCGGGACAATAGTAAAGCAAGAAAGCAGACTGGAAGAGAGTATAGAGCGCTCGCAACCAGTTCAGGAAAAACAGACGGCTAAAGTAAAAAATAATCAAGAAGTAGCTCACTCTGATGAGCAGTATCAATGGATGTCAGTACAAGTTGGCTTAGATGACCAAGGAGTACCTATTTTTAAACAGCAGTTGGTACCACTTTCTGCTATTGCTGATGTAAATAATGCCTTTAAACCTGAGCAACCACAGGAAGATTTAAGTCAGTATCGGGTGCTAGGCAAGCCGCTGGATAGTGATTTACGTTTAAATGATTTAACAGGAAGCTCTTCAGAGATAACATCATCGCAAGAGGATTTGAGTCAGTATCGTGTTTTAGGGAAGCCATTAGGAGCTGAGACTGAGAAGCAAACTAAACTGCCAAATACAACGCCATCAATCAATGATACTCGTACAGATAACCCAACAAGTACTACTGAGATAGCAAGTGATGAAGCTTCAGCAAGATTAAAGGCAGCTTTTGAGCTTGCTGTTGCTGAAACGGCAGACAAAGATTTTACTCAGGCTGAGCCTGAAGACATCGTGCAAGAAGATGAACGTTTATCTATCGAGTTCCTACCTAGAAAAACTCAAGCAGCAATTGGTAAGTTGAGTTATCAAGCTCATATTTACGCCACGTCAGAGCACAAGCGTTGGATTAAAATTAATGGAGTTGAATTATATGAAGGCGACAAAATTAATGGAATGCGTTTGTTAGAAATAGCACCTGAAGAGAGTGTTTTCAGGTTTCAAGGATATGATTTTTCAGTAAAAGC